A single Deinococcus aerophilus DNA region contains:
- a CDS encoding histidine phosphatase family protein — MSELILVRHGQATPFEKDTDRLSDLGEQQARAVGLGLAAEDFRPTHVFHGPLVRQRRTAELAAAAAEFTDSGAPPPWPGAQEERRLAEYDGDGLIRTLAPLLAAQDRDFAGSVRTFQERRDAPDRNRSFQLMLEALAGAWQAEAVIHPEVEGWSAFRARVHGALTDLLRLPSGSAVLAFTSGGVIGLMVALALDAPDAAALRLNWRVRNGSLTRFTFGGGRLSLDSFNEVSHLPPELRSWR; from the coding sequence GTGAGTGAGCTGATTCTGGTCCGCCACGGCCAGGCCACGCCCTTTGAAAAGGACACCGACCGCCTCTCGGACCTGGGTGAGCAGCAGGCCCGCGCGGTGGGCCTGGGTCTGGCCGCCGAGGATTTCCGGCCCACGCATGTGTTTCACGGTCCGCTGGTGCGTCAGCGCCGCACGGCGGAACTCGCGGCGGCGGCAGCGGAATTCACGGATTCCGGGGCTCCGCCGCCCTGGCCCGGCGCACAGGAAGAGAGGCGGCTGGCCGAGTACGACGGCGACGGTCTGATCCGGACCCTCGCGCCCCTCCTCGCGGCGCAGGACCGGGACTTTGCCGGTTCGGTCCGGACCTTTCAGGAACGGCGGGATGCGCCGGACCGCAACCGCTCGTTTCAGCTGATGCTGGAGGCCCTGGCGGGGGCGTGGCAGGCCGAGGCCGTCATCCATCCGGAGGTGGAGGGCTGGTCCGCCTTCCGCGCACGGGTACACGGCGCCCTGACCGACCTGCTGCGGCTGCCCTCCGGGTCGGCCGTGCTCGCCTTTACCAGCGGCGGCGTGATCGGGCTGATGGTGGCCCTGGCCCTGGACGCCCCGGACGCGGCGGCCCTGCGTCTGAACTGGCGGGTGCGCAACGGCAGCCTGACGCGCTTTACCTTCGGCGGCGGCCGCCTCAGCCTGGACTCGTTCAACGAGGTGTCGCACCTGCCGCCGGAGCTGCGCAGCTGGCGCTGA
- a CDS encoding MaoC family dehydratase: protein MKPAELSAHLGQQVALSEWIEITQERINAFADATGDHQFIHVDAEGAAAGPFGAPIAHGFLTLSLLAGEFSVRGGAVSIEGGRMTVNYGLNRVRFISPVRVGRRLRNRAVLQSADHGEGHVQITVLNTIEIEGEERPAATAESVFRVYL, encoded by the coding sequence GTGAAGCCTGCCGAACTCAGCGCCCACCTGGGACAGCAGGTGGCCCTCTCCGAGTGGATCGAGATCACGCAGGAGCGCATCAACGCTTTTGCCGATGCCACTGGGGACCATCAGTTCATTCATGTGGACGCCGAGGGGGCGGCTGCCGGACCCTTCGGTGCTCCCATCGCCCACGGCTTCCTGACCCTTTCGCTGCTGGCCGGGGAGTTCTCGGTGCGGGGCGGGGCGGTCAGCATCGAGGGAGGGCGGATGACCGTGAACTACGGCCTGAACCGGGTGCGCTTCATCTCGCCGGTCCGGGTGGGCCGCCGCCTGCGCAACCGCGCCGTGCTGCAGTCCGCCGACCACGGGGAGGGCCACGTCCAGATCACGGTTCTGAACACCATCGAGATCGAGGGCGAGGAGCGGCCTGCCGCCACCGCCGAGAGCGTGTTCCGGGTCTACCTGTGA
- a CDS encoding response regulator: MAKILIVDDSPADIRFMTEALKGSAHSCVTLTDAKGAEAAVEKERPQLALLDVVMPERNGYETLRALKRLPAAEGMKVVFVSSKGAESDVKWGLRQGAVDYLIKPYTPEQLLSLIDRHV; this comes from the coding sequence ATGGCAAAGATCCTGATTGTTGACGACTCTCCCGCAGACATCCGCTTCATGACCGAGGCCCTCAAGGGCAGCGCCCACTCCTGCGTGACCCTGACCGACGCCAAGGGCGCCGAGGCCGCGGTGGAAAAGGAGCGCCCGCAACTGGCCCTGCTGGACGTGGTGATGCCCGAACGCAACGGCTATGAGACCCTGCGCGCCCTCAAGCGCCTGCCCGCCGCCGAGGGCATGAAGGTCGTGTTCGTGAGCAGCAAGGGGGCGGAATCCGACGTGAAGTGGGGGCTGCGTCAGGGCGCCGTCGACTACCTGATCAAGCCCTACACCCCCGAGCAGCTGCTGAGCCTGATCGACCGGCACGTCTGA
- a CDS encoding phosphotransferase family protein produces MTRPETSAVRPGEELPLDRLREVVRGRIAGDPQTLEVQQFPGGFSNLTYLLRMGEHEYVLRRAPLGPVAKGAHDMAREYHLLEKIHPVLAVAPEPLLLVEDPEVLGSPFYLMERRRGVIVRTRIPAEYAARPGAPREMSQALADTLADLHAVDIDAAGLRSIGKPEGFNARQVGGWAGRWRRARELLKDSGDLPPAAELRDELVIAWLEAHTPAESAHTLVHNDFKLDNLMLDPADPSKVVALLDWEMTTVGDPLVDLGLTLTYWTMPEQPGRDPNEVGASFPGFLSREELIARYAERSGRAVTDDVVRWYEVLGHFKLAVIVIQIFARYRAGQTSDPRFAPLAGQAEWLIREAWLRISAQATQGGGEVAPPDGPGQ; encoded by the coding sequence TTGACCCGTCCGGAAACTTCTGCTGTCCGTCCCGGCGAGGAGCTGCCGCTGGACCGGCTGCGTGAGGTCGTGCGCGGGCGGATAGCGGGCGACCCGCAGACCCTGGAAGTGCAGCAGTTTCCGGGCGGGTTTTCCAACCTGACCTATCTGCTCCGGATGGGCGAGCACGAGTACGTGCTGCGCCGCGCACCCCTGGGGCCGGTGGCAAAGGGAGCGCACGACATGGCCCGCGAGTACCATCTGCTGGAGAAAATCCATCCGGTGCTGGCGGTGGCCCCCGAGCCGCTGCTGCTCGTCGAGGATCCGGAGGTGCTGGGATCGCCCTTCTACCTGATGGAGCGGCGGCGCGGCGTGATCGTGCGGACGAGGATTCCCGCCGAGTACGCGGCGCGGCCCGGCGCTCCCCGCGAGATGTCGCAGGCGCTGGCCGACACGCTGGCGGACCTGCACGCGGTGGATATTGACGCGGCGGGCCTGCGGTCCATCGGCAAGCCCGAGGGCTTCAATGCCCGGCAGGTGGGCGGCTGGGCCGGACGCTGGCGGCGGGCGCGCGAGCTGCTGAAGGACTCGGGAGATCTGCCCCCGGCCGCCGAGCTGCGCGATGAACTGGTGATCGCGTGGCTGGAGGCCCACACCCCCGCGGAATCGGCCCACACCCTGGTCCACAACGATTTCAAGCTGGACAACCTGATGCTCGACCCCGCCGATCCCTCGAAGGTGGTGGCCCTGCTCGACTGGGAGATGACCACCGTGGGCGATCCGCTGGTGGACCTGGGCCTGACCCTGACGTACTGGACCATGCCCGAGCAGCCGGGCCGCGATCCGAACGAGGTGGGGGCCAGTTTTCCCGGATTTCTGAGCCGTGAGGAGCTGATCGCCCGCTACGCCGAACGCTCGGGCCGCGCCGTGACCGATGATGTGGTGCGGTGGTATGAAGTGCTGGGGCACTTCAAGCTGGCGGTTATCGTGATCCAGATTTTTGCGCGCTACCGTGCCGGGCAGACCAGCGATCCCCGCTTTGCTCCGCTGGCCGGGCAGGCCGAGTGGCTGATTCGTGAAGCGTGGCTCAGGATCTCGGCGCAGGCCACGCAGGGCGGGGGAGAGGTCGCGCCGCCGGATGGGCCGGGCCAGTGA
- a CDS encoding molybdopterin-dependent oxidoreductase yields the protein MTHPAASHSAAPLPADGVYFRACNLCEAICGLQITVQGGRVTDLRGDPLDPLSHGHICPKGTALPDLHADPDRLKRPLRREGETWTEMDWNEALDYVAARLREVGEQHGADAVATFQGNPSVHNSGTLLSAGSLLKALGSRNRFTATSIDQLPHHFAGTEMFGHPFLLPIPDIDRTDFMLIMGANPLASNGSIMTAPGVQGRLKAIRERGGRVVLLDPRRTESADHATEFHFIRPGTDAYFLLGLLNVIFAEGLERLGHLADVTDGLDAVRSAAAPFSPERVEERTGVAAETLRALARDFAAAPRAVAYGRIGLSIQEFGGLCQWLLNVLNTVTGHLDAEGGAMFTRPAFDLLARAKRGEVHHGRYRSRVRGLPEFDGELPNVTMTEEMTTPGEGQIRALVTVAGNPVLSTPDGAALDRALAGLDFMVSIDPYLNETTRHAHVILPPAFGLEVSHYDATFHLLAVRNTARYSRPVFPIAPDQRFDYQIFLGLTERLTGKAGTVPEQRLDFGLRHGPYRTSVEELDAQPHGVDYGPLQPCFPERLLTASGRLNLAPAPMLADLPRLTAALETAPPPLALIGRRQLRSNNSWMHNTPRLMRGPARCTLQLNPADAGEFVDGQVVEVRSRVGTVTVPLELTDTVMPGVVCLPHGFGHGRAGVRLGVAQQHAGVSVNDLTDTARIDALTGNAAVNGTPVTLHAVAASEAVGESAAD from the coding sequence ATGACCCACCCCGCTGCGTCCCACTCTGCCGCTCCCCTGCCCGCCGACGGCGTGTATTTTCGCGCCTGCAACCTGTGCGAGGCCATCTGTGGCCTGCAGATTACCGTTCAGGGGGGCCGGGTCACCGATCTGCGCGGCGACCCCCTCGACCCCCTTAGTCACGGACACATCTGCCCCAAGGGTACGGCGCTGCCCGATCTGCACGCCGATCCGGACCGCCTGAAACGTCCGCTGCGGCGCGAGGGCGAGACCTGGACCGAGATGGACTGGAACGAGGCGCTGGATTACGTGGCCGCCCGGCTGCGCGAGGTCGGGGAGCAGCACGGTGCAGACGCCGTGGCGACCTTTCAGGGCAATCCCAGCGTTCACAACAGCGGCACCCTGCTCTCGGCGGGCAGCCTCCTGAAGGCCCTGGGCAGCCGCAACCGCTTCACAGCGACGAGCATCGACCAGCTGCCGCACCACTTTGCGGGCACGGAGATGTTCGGGCATCCCTTCCTGCTGCCCATTCCCGACATCGACCGCACCGACTTCATGCTGATCATGGGAGCCAACCCGCTGGCGAGCAACGGCAGCATCATGACCGCGCCGGGCGTGCAGGGGCGGCTGAAGGCCATCCGCGAACGCGGCGGCCGGGTGGTGCTGCTCGACCCGCGCCGCACCGAGAGTGCCGACCACGCCACCGAGTTCCACTTTATCCGTCCCGGCACCGACGCCTATTTTCTGCTGGGACTGCTGAACGTGATCTTTGCCGAGGGTCTGGAGCGGCTGGGGCATCTGGCGGACGTCACAGACGGACTGGACGCGGTCCGGAGCGCCGCCGCGCCCTTCTCGCCGGAACGGGTTGAGGAGCGCACCGGCGTTGCCGCCGAGACCCTCCGCGCGCTGGCCCGCGATTTCGCCGCCGCGCCGCGCGCCGTGGCGTACGGGCGCATCGGCCTGAGCATTCAGGAATTCGGTGGGCTGTGCCAGTGGCTGCTGAACGTGCTGAACACCGTGACCGGCCACCTGGATGCCGAGGGCGGCGCGATGTTCACCCGGCCCGCCTTCGACCTGCTCGCCCGCGCGAAGAGGGGCGAGGTCCACCACGGGCGCTACCGCTCGCGCGTGCGCGGCCTGCCCGAGTTCGACGGCGAACTGCCCAACGTCACCATGACCGAGGAGATGACCACGCCCGGCGAGGGCCAGATTCGCGCCCTGGTGACGGTGGCGGGCAATCCGGTGCTGTCCACCCCGGACGGCGCGGCGCTGGACCGGGCCCTGGCGGGCCTGGACTTCATGGTCAGCATCGACCCCTACCTCAACGAGACGACCCGGCACGCCCACGTGATCCTGCCGCCTGCCTTCGGGCTGGAAGTCTCACACTACGACGCGACTTTTCATCTGCTTGCGGTGCGCAACACGGCACGTTACTCGCGGCCCGTCTTTCCCATCGCCCCCGACCAGCGCTTCGATTACCAGATCTTCCTGGGCCTGACCGAACGCCTGACCGGCAAGGCGGGCACTGTGCCCGAACAGCGCCTGGACTTTGGCCTGCGGCACGGTCCCTACCGGACCAGTGTGGAGGAACTGGACGCCCAGCCGCACGGGGTGGACTACGGCCCGCTGCAACCGTGCTTCCCGGAGCGCCTGCTGACCGCGAGTGGACGGCTTAACCTCGCTCCGGCACCCATGCTTGCCGATCTGCCCCGGCTGACGGCGGCGCTGGAGACGGCTCCGCCCCCGCTGGCGCTGATCGGGCGGCGGCAACTCCGCAGCAACAATTCCTGGATGCACAACACGCCCCGGCTGATGCGCGGCCCCGCGCGCTGCACCCTGCAGCTGAATCCTGCAGATGCGGGCGAATTCGTGGACGGTCAGGTCGTGGAGGTCCGCTCGCGCGTGGGGACGGTGACCGTGCCGCTGGAGCTGACCGACACGGTGATGCCCGGCGTGGTCTGTCTGCCGCACGGCTTCGGGCATGGGCGTGCGGGCGTGCGTCTGGGGGTGGCGCAGCAGCACGCGGGGGTCAGCGTCAACGACCTGACCGACACGGCGCGCATCGACGCCCTGACCGGCAACGCCGCCGTCAACGGCACCCCGGTCACGCTGCATGCGGTGGCGGCCAGTGAGGCGGTGGGGGAAAGCGCCGCGGACTGA
- a CDS encoding SDR family oxidoreductase encodes MPLKELFDLSGKIALITGGSRGLGLQIAEALGEYGATVILTARKQNELDEAKAHLADLGITAHVYTNDLSDFGSIDAAVERMVSEVGQIDILVNNAGATWGAPTAEHPLDAWLKVINVNLNGTFLITQSVLKRCMLPRGAGRIVNVASVAGLKGNDPRMTPTVAYNTSKGGLVNFTRALAAEMADKGVTVNSICPGYFPTKMTKGTIAYGEQSILENTPMHRLGGEHDLKGLALLLSSDASAFMTGQNIAVDGGVTAL; translated from the coding sequence ATGCCCCTGAAAGAACTGTTCGACCTGAGCGGGAAAATCGCCCTTATCACCGGAGGCTCGCGCGGCCTGGGTCTGCAGATTGCCGAGGCGCTGGGCGAGTACGGCGCGACGGTGATCCTGACGGCCCGCAAACAGAACGAGCTGGACGAGGCGAAGGCCCACCTGGCCGATCTGGGCATCACGGCGCACGTCTACACCAACGACCTGAGCGATTTCGGCAGCATCGACGCCGCCGTCGAGCGGATGGTCTCGGAAGTCGGGCAGATCGACATCCTGGTGAACAATGCCGGAGCCACCTGGGGCGCGCCCACCGCCGAACACCCCCTGGACGCGTGGCTCAAGGTGATCAACGTCAACCTCAACGGCACCTTCCTGATCACCCAGAGCGTGCTCAAGCGCTGCATGCTGCCGCGTGGGGCGGGCCGCATCGTGAATGTCGCCAGCGTGGCCGGCCTCAAGGGCAACGACCCGCGCATGACCCCCACGGTGGCGTACAACACCTCCAAGGGCGGACTGGTGAACTTTACCCGTGCCCTGGCCGCCGAGATGGCAGACAAGGGCGTTACCGTCAACAGCATCTGCCCCGGCTACTTTCCCACCAAGATGACCAAGGGCACCATCGCCTACGGCGAGCAGTCCATCCTGGAGAACACGCCGATGCACCGCCTGGGCGGGGAACACGACCTCAAGGGTCTGGCCCTGCTACTCTCCAGCGACGCGAGCGCCTTCATGACCGGCCAGAACATCGCCGTGGACGGCGGCGTCACCGCCCTGTGA
- a CDS encoding acyl-CoA dehydrogenase family protein, producing the protein MGGFECSTQRRPSGRRIDVIDATAHDRFAVQDYARLTASGLQTARDGLRWHLIERVPGEYDFTSALNQAVAAREAGVQVIWDLLHYGYPDFIDPFAPDFPEQFARYAAAAARFLRGHTDGPLWICPVNEISFLAWGAGDVGYLNPFAQGRGPALKAALVRAAILGMDAVRATDPQARFLHAEPLINVAVHPEAAGEGGERRAAELHAAQYEVLDMLLGRLHPELGGAEHYVDVVGLNYYPHNQWWHHDQTGHRTPVPPGHRDHRPLRDLLADVHARYGRPLLIAETGTEDEERAPWFEMVTRETRAARAAGLPLHGVCLYPVVNHPGWDDDRHCHNGLWDYADPQGHRPVYAPLADALARAQEEDGRGEGERPAPSVSFSVPDLLARVARAAPTIAAEAAACDAAGTFPVASFRALSDAGLLAAPGAPGLEGETLLTVLRRVGRASLPVGRVYEGHVNALHLIARFGRAAQRERAAHDARHGELFGVWNTEEAPGLQLEPAPGGWRLVGNKTFTSGADAVTRPLLPAELPGGAGRVMVVLPAPVPRERFDPAFWQPLGMRPTVSLRADLTGLTVEAADVIGEAGDYYRQPEFGGGALRFLAVQLGGADAVLEAARSVLRGLDRTGDDAQRLRFGAVAARLEAAWQVVLKAQRGLTSAGDAGQTRSLAYVALARELTEDACLLACEATERAVGARGLLAPHPAERLLRDLRMYLRQPAPDAARLQLGAYVLDAPDLPDAAVSVWDGEAGW; encoded by the coding sequence ATGGGCGGGTTTGAGTGCAGCACCCAGCGCAGACCCTCGGGGCGGCGCATCGACGTGATCGACGCGACCGCGCACGACCGCTTCGCCGTGCAGGATTACGCCCGCCTCACGGCCTCAGGGCTGCAGACCGCCCGCGACGGCCTGCGCTGGCATCTGATCGAGCGCGTGCCTGGGGAATACGACTTCACCTCCGCACTGAACCAGGCGGTGGCGGCGCGGGAGGCGGGCGTGCAGGTGATCTGGGACCTGCTGCACTACGGCTACCCCGATTTCATTGACCCCTTCGCCCCCGACTTTCCGGAGCAGTTCGCCCGCTATGCGGCGGCGGCGGCGCGTTTTCTGCGCGGACATACCGACGGCCCGCTGTGGATCTGTCCGGTGAACGAGATCTCCTTCCTGGCATGGGGAGCGGGGGACGTGGGGTACCTCAATCCCTTCGCGCAGGGACGTGGCCCGGCCCTCAAAGCGGCCCTGGTCCGCGCCGCCATCCTGGGCATGGACGCCGTGCGCGCCACCGACCCCCAGGCCCGTTTCCTGCACGCCGAGCCGCTGATCAACGTGGCCGTTCATCCCGAAGCCGCCGGCGAGGGGGGGGAGCGCCGCGCTGCCGAGCTGCACGCGGCGCAGTATGAGGTCCTGGACATGCTGCTGGGCCGTCTGCACCCGGAACTCGGCGGCGCGGAGCACTATGTGGACGTGGTGGGCCTGAACTACTACCCCCACAACCAGTGGTGGCACCACGACCAGACCGGCCACCGCACCCCGGTTCCGCCCGGCCACCGGGACCACCGCCCTCTGCGCGATCTGCTCGCCGACGTGCACGCCCGTTACGGCCGGCCGCTGCTGATTGCCGAGACCGGCACCGAGGACGAGGAGCGTGCGCCGTGGTTCGAGATGGTGACCCGCGAGACGCGGGCTGCCCGCGCCGCGGGGCTGCCGCTGCACGGCGTGTGCCTGTACCCGGTGGTCAACCACCCCGGCTGGGATGACGACCGCCACTGCCACAACGGACTGTGGGATTACGCCGATCCCCAGGGCCACCGTCCGGTGTACGCGCCGCTGGCCGACGCGCTGGCCCGCGCTCAGGAGGAGGATGGCCGGGGAGAGGGGGAGCGGCCTGCGCCCTCCGTGTCCTTCAGCGTGCCGGATCTGCTTGCCCGTGTGGCCCGCGCCGCTCCCACCATCGCCGCCGAGGCCGCTGCCTGTGACGCCGCGGGCACCTTCCCCGTCGCCTCATTCCGCGCCCTCAGTGACGCGGGCCTGCTGGCGGCTCCGGGCGCCCCCGGGCTGGAGGGTGAAACGCTGCTGACGGTGCTGCGGCGGGTGGGCCGCGCCAGCCTGCCGGTGGGGCGCGTCTATGAGGGGCATGTCAACGCCCTGCACCTGATCGCCCGGTTCGGCCGCGCCGCCCAGCGTGAGCGGGCAGCCCACGACGCCCGCCACGGGGAACTGTTTGGGGTGTGGAACACCGAGGAGGCCCCGGGGCTGCAGCTGGAGCCTGCGCCGGGTGGCTGGCGGCTGGTGGGCAACAAGACCTTCACTTCCGGCGCGGACGCCGTGACCCGGCCCCTGCTGCCCGCCGAACTGCCCGGGGGCGCGGGGCGCGTGATGGTCGTGCTGCCCGCGCCCGTGCCCCGTGAGCGCTTTGACCCGGCGTTCTGGCAACCGCTGGGTATGCGGCCCACCGTGAGCCTCCGCGCCGACCTGACCGGCCTGACGGTGGAGGCGGCGGACGTGATTGGGGAGGCCGGCGACTACTACCGGCAGCCCGAGTTCGGCGGCGGCGCGCTGCGTTTTCTGGCGGTGCAGCTTGGCGGCGCGGACGCCGTGCTGGAGGCGGCCCGGAGCGTGCTGCGGGGACTGGACCGCACGGGGGATGACGCGCAGCGCCTGCGCTTTGGCGCGGTGGCGGCCCGACTGGAAGCGGCGTGGCAGGTGGTGCTGAAGGCGCAGCGTGGGCTGACCAGCGCCGGGGACGCCGGGCAGACGCGGTCCCTGGCCTACGTGGCCTTGGCCCGCGAGCTGACGGAAGACGCCTGTTTGCTCGCCTGCGAGGCCACCGAACGTGCCGTGGGGGCACGCGGTCTGCTCGCTCCCCACCCGGCCGAGCGGTTGCTGCGCGACCTGCGCATGTACCTGCGCCAGCCCGCCCCGGACGCTGCCCGCCTGCAGCTGGGGGCCTACGTGCTGGACGCCCCCGACCTGCCCGACGCCGCTGTCAGCGTGTGGGATGGGGAGGCCGGATGGTAA
- a CDS encoding gamma-glutamyl-gamma-aminobutyrate hydrolase family protein: protein MSARPLIGLSTSQFAEPTARPHNGLSRRYAEAVERVGGLPLLLPVLPDRAAEYAGRVDAVLLSGGVDVHPRHFGQHPRRGLGEVDEERDAFETALYRAAREYGKPVLGICRGIQLINVLEGGTLHQHLPEVPQAWADHAQRGHAGTLGHEVTFTPGSLLAQTHAAWGCGERALVNSSHHQAVDRVAPALRATAHAPDGLVEGLEGDGVVGVQWHPELLFAAHPHALGTFTALMRLLD from the coding sequence ATGTCTGCCCGCCCGCTGATCGGCCTGAGCACCTCGCAGTTTGCCGAGCCCACCGCCCGTCCCCACAACGGCCTGTCGCGCCGCTACGCCGAGGCGGTGGAACGGGTGGGCGGTCTGCCCCTGCTGCTGCCGGTGCTGCCCGACCGGGCCGCGGAATATGCCGGGCGGGTGGACGCCGTGCTGCTCTCGGGCGGGGTGGACGTACATCCCCGGCATTTCGGTCAGCATCCCCGGCGCGGCCTGGGCGAGGTGGACGAGGAACGCGACGCCTTTGAGACCGCGCTGTACCGCGCGGCCCGCGAGTACGGCAAGCCCGTGCTGGGCATCTGCCGGGGCATCCAGCTGATCAACGTGCTGGAGGGCGGCACGCTGCACCAGCATCTGCCGGAGGTCCCGCAGGCCTGGGCCGACCATGCCCAGCGCGGGCACGCGGGCACCCTGGGCCATGAGGTGACCTTTACGCCCGGCAGCCTGCTCGCGCAGACGCACGCAGCGTGGGGCTGCGGAGAACGGGCGCTGGTCAATTCCTCTCACCATCAGGCGGTGGACCGGGTGGCGCCCGCCCTGCGCGCCACCGCCCACGCGCCCGACGGACTTGTGGAGGGTCTGGAAGGCGACGGCGTGGTGGGCGTGCAGTGGCACCCGGAACTGCTGTTCGCCGCGCACCCCCATGCGCTGGGGACCTTCACGGCGCTGATGCGGCTGCTGGACTGA
- a CDS encoding SDR family oxidoreductase codes for MEIKNKIIVVTGSASGIGLALATRFVQEGATVIASDRNAEVGAQKAAEIGARFVAADVGQEKDIQALIDNVLAAEGQIDLFCSNAGIAIGEGPETPDRQWDLIHRVNVMSHVWAARHLLPHMLERGEGHLLNTASAAGLLTELHSAPYAVTKHAALAFAEWLAITYGDRGIKVACLCPEGVWTPMIQNAPILQQTAVTTDVLVEETLKVLRADGFLITTHDTTLKGFQTKARDYGEWISKMRHLRTKAMALLGHGTAFEGTAPRTEGHP; via the coding sequence ATGGAAATCAAGAACAAGATCATCGTTGTTACCGGTTCCGCCTCCGGCATCGGGCTGGCCCTCGCCACGCGCTTTGTGCAGGAGGGGGCCACCGTGATCGCCTCGGACCGCAATGCCGAGGTGGGTGCCCAGAAGGCCGCCGAGATCGGCGCACGATTTGTGGCCGCCGATGTGGGCCAGGAAAAAGACATTCAGGCCCTGATTGACAATGTGCTGGCCGCCGAGGGACAGATTGACCTGTTCTGTTCCAATGCGGGCATCGCCATCGGTGAGGGGCCCGAAACGCCGGACCGGCAGTGGGACCTGATTCACCGCGTCAATGTGATGTCGCACGTCTGGGCGGCCCGGCACCTGCTGCCGCACATGCTCGAGCGTGGCGAGGGCCACCTGCTGAACACCGCCTCGGCGGCGGGCCTGCTCACCGAACTGCACTCCGCGCCCTATGCCGTGACCAAGCACGCCGCACTCGCCTTTGCCGAGTGGCTGGCAATCACCTACGGCGACCGGGGCATCAAGGTCGCGTGCCTGTGTCCGGAAGGCGTCTGGACCCCCATGATCCAGAACGCGCCCATCCTGCAGCAGACTGCCGTGACCACCGACGTGCTCGTCGAGGAGACGCTCAAGGTGCTGCGCGCCGACGGTTTCCTGATCACCACCCACGACACCACCCTCAAGGGCTTTCAGACCAAGGCGCGCGATTACGGCGAGTGGATCAGCAAGATGCGCCACCTGCGCACCAAGGCGATGGCGCTGCTCGGCCACGGAACGGCCTTTGAAGGTACGGCCCCCCGCACGGAGGGCCACCCTTGA
- a CDS encoding acyl-CoA dehydrogenase family protein, which yields MTVFDVSDRSRDLRARLSSFMEEHIYPNEAEAARQINDGDRWHHLQLIDDLKPRAREAGLWNLFLPPASDPDGTFGPGLSNLEYAPLCEIMGRVWWAPEVFNCAAPDTGNMEVLARYGTPEQQEQWLIPLLNGEIRSAFSMTEPDVASSDATNIESSIVRDGDDYVINGEKWWTSGAGDPRCAISIFMGKTDPNAERHLQQSMILVPLDAPGVTKERMLTVFGYDDAPHGHAQMTFKDVRVPASSLLLGEGRGFEIAQGRLGPGRIHHCMRLIGQAERALELMVARASERVAFGKPLSAHQHVRELIAQSRMEIDQARLLTMNAAHMMDTVGNKEARGQIAAIKVVAPNMALAVIDRAIQVFGGAGVSQDTPLAMMYAQARTLRLADGPDIVHIGTVAKEELRRQGEAARGRESVFSAPR from the coding sequence ATGACCGTATTCGACGTCTCCGACCGCTCGCGCGACCTGCGCGCCCGCCTGAGCTCCTTCATGGAGGAGCACATCTACCCCAACGAGGCGGAAGCGGCGCGGCAGATCAACGACGGCGACCGCTGGCATCACCTGCAGCTGATCGATGACCTCAAGCCCAGGGCGCGGGAGGCCGGGCTGTGGAACCTGTTTCTGCCGCCCGCCAGCGACCCGGACGGCACCTTCGGTCCGGGGCTGAGCAACCTGGAATACGCTCCGCTGTGCGAGATCATGGGCCGGGTATGGTGGGCGCCGGAGGTCTTCAACTGCGCCGCGCCCGACACCGGCAACATGGAGGTGCTTGCCCGTTACGGCACCCCCGAGCAGCAGGAGCAGTGGCTGATTCCGCTGCTGAACGGAGAGATCCGCAGCGCCTTTTCCATGACCGAGCCGGATGTGGCGAGCAGCGACGCGACCAACATCGAGTCCAGCATTGTGCGTGACGGCGACGACTACGTCATCAACGGCGAGAAATGGTGGACCTCGGGAGCGGGCGATCCCCGCTGCGCCATCAGCATCTTCATGGGCAAGACCGACCCGAATGCCGAGCGCCACCTGCAGCAGAGCATGATCCTCGTTCCCCTGGACGCGCCGGGCGTGACCAAGGAGCGCATGCTCACCGTCTTCGGTTACGACGACGCGCCGCACGGCCACGCCCAGATGACCTTCAAGGACGTGCGCGTGCCGGCGTCAAGTCTGCTGCTGGGCGAGGGCCGGGGATTTGAGATCGCCCAGGGCCGCCTGGGGCCGGGCCGCATCCACCACTGCATGCGCCTGATTGGACAGGCCGAGCGGGCGCTGGAACTGATGGTGGCGCGTGCCTCTGAGCGTGTGGCCTTTGGAAAACCGCTCTCGGCACACCAGCATGTCCGCGAACTGATTGCGCAGAGCCGCATGGAAATCGACCAGGCCCGCTTGCTCACCATGAACGCCGCGCACATGATGGACACGGTGGGCAACAAGGAGGCGCGCGGTCAGATCGCCGCCATCAAGGTGGTTGCGCCCAATATGGCGCTGGCCGTTATCGACCGTGCCATTCAGGTCTTCGGCGGCGCGGGCGTCAGCCAGGACACCCCGCTGGCGATGATGTACGCCCAGGCCCGCACCCTGCGTCTGGCCGATGGCCCGGACATCGTTCACATCGGTACGGTGGCGAAAGAAGAGCTGCGCCGTCAGGGCGAGGCGGCGCGTGGGCGCGAAAGCGTGTTCTCGGCCCCCAGGTGA